Below is a genomic region from Prunus persica cultivar Lovell chromosome G3, Prunus_persica_NCBIv2, whole genome shotgun sequence.
TATTGCCAGCTTTCCAAATGGCGATCTTCTCGAAGGCCTCGATGGGGAGCACCAGGTGCTTGTTGGGAGGGTTGCAGTGGCCCCCACCGTCGGCGGTGAAGCCGTAGTTAGGGGCGCAGAAGTTGGTGGCGGTGACGATGATGGAGGTGCCCGGAATGCACCAGCGCATGTCATCGACGCAGCGGAGCACGAAGCACGCGCCGCAGATCTGGCCGCGCTCGAACAGAGGCTCGCTCAGCCCCACCGTTGCCATGCCGTAGCCGGCCTTCACCAAATCTCCGTAGCCGCAGGCGCCGCCGACGGCGTCGCGGGGGTCCGAAGCGGCGTAGTAGGTGGCGCGTGCGGACTGCCAGTCGTAGATGGAGAGTGAGGTGGTGGTAGTGACGGAGGATGAAGGCAAGTGGGAGAGGGCTGTGGA
It encodes:
- the LOC18782248 gene encoding expansin-A13, whose amino-acid sequence is MSPTLQLLLPLLLLTFLASTALSHLPSSSVTTTTSLSIYDWQSARATYYAASDPRDAVGGACGYGDLVKAGYGMATVGLSEPLFERGQICGACFVLRCVDDMRWCIPGTSIIVTATNFCAPNYGFTADGGGHCNPPNKHLVLPIEAFEKIAIWKAGNMPVQYRRIKCRKEGGIRFTIDGSNIFISVLITNVAGVGDIVSVKIKGSRTGWLPMGRNWGQNWHVSADLKNQPLSFEVTSSDGLTVTSYNVAPKAWNFGQTFEGKQFL